A region of the Streptomyces sp. NBC_00442 genome:
GGAGCCGACGACCTGGCCGCTCCTGTCCTTGATCTCGGAGCCGTTGGCCCTGTCGTGGAAGAGGGCCTGGGCGATCCCGGTGACGGCGAGGGGATAGATGACGCCGCAGATCACGGTCAGGACGAGGAGGGCGCGCAGGCCCGCCCCGAGCAGCCGTGCCGCGTTTCCTACGGAACTGTTCATGGTCGATCAGCCGATTCCGGGGATGAGGGTGATGAGCATGTCGATGATCTTGATGCCGATGAACGGGGCGACGAGCCCGCCGAGTCCGTAGATCCCGATGTTGCGGCGGAGCATCCTGTCGGCGCTGGTGGGCCGGTACTGGACGCCCTTGAGGGCGAGCGGCACGAGCGCGATGATGATGAGCGCGTTGAAGATGACGGCGGACAGGATCGCGGAGTTCGGCGAGTGCAGGCCCATGACGTTGAGCTTGTCGAGGCCCGGGTAGACCGCGGCGAACATGGCCGGGATGATCGCGAAGTACTTGGCGACGTCGTTGGCGATGGAGAAGGTGGTCAAGGCCCCCCGTGTGATGAGGAGTTGCTTGCCGATCTCGACGATCTCGATGAGCTTGGTGGGGTTGGAGTCCAGGTCCACCATGTTCCCGGCCTCCTTGGCGGCCGAGGTGCCCGTGTTCATCGCCACGCCGACGTCCGCCTGGGCGAGAGCCGGGGCGTCGTTGGTGCCGTCGCCCGTCATCGCCACGAGCTTGCCGCCGGCCTGCTCCCGCTTGATGAGGGCCATCTTGTCCTCGGGCGTGGCCTCGGCGAGGAAGTCGTCGACGCCGGCCTCCTGTGCGATGGCCTTCGCCGTCAGCGGGTTGTCGCCCGTGATCATGATCGTCTTGATGCCCATGCGGCGCAGCTCGTCGAACCGCTCGCGCATGCCTTCCTTCACGACGTCCTTGAGGTGAATGACACCCAGGACCCGGGCACCCTTGTCGTCCTTGACCGCGACGAGGAGGGGCGTGCCGCCGGCTTCCGAGATCCGGTTGGCGAGCGTGTCGGCTTCGTCGGAGACCTGCCCGCCCTGTTCCCGCACCCAGGTGATGACCGAACCGGCGGCGCCCTTGCGGGTCTGGCTGCCGTCCACGTCGACGCCCGACATGCGGGTCTGCGCGGTGAAGGCGATCCACTCGGCCTGGGACAGTTCGCCCTGGTGGCGTTCGCGCAGCCCGTACTTCTCCTTCGCGAGGACCACGATGGAGCGGCCCTCGGGGGTCTCGTCCGCGAGGGACGACAGCTGGGCGGCGTCGGCGAGTTCGGCCTCCGTGGTGCCCTTGACCGGGACGAATTCGGAGGCCTGCCGATTGCCCAGCGTGATCGTGCCGGTCTTGTCGAGCAGCAGTGTCGACACGTCGCCGGCGGCCTCCACCGCACGTCCGCTCATCGCCAGGACGTTGCGCTGGACGAGCCGGTCCATGCCCGCGATGCCGATCGCGGAGAGCAGGGCGCCGATGGTGGTCGGGATCAGACAGACGAGCAGGGCCGTGAGCACGATCATCGACTGTTCGGCGCCGGCGTAGATCGCGAACGGCTGGAGGGTGACCACGGCGAGCAGGAAGACGATGGTCAACGAGGCGAGCAGGATGTTCAGCGCGATCTCGTTGGGCGTCTTCTGCCGGGCCGCGCCCTCGACCAGGGCGATCATGCGGTCGATGAAGGTCTCGCCGGGCTTGGTCGTGATCTTGATGACGATCCGGTCGGAGAGGACCTTCGTGCCGCCGGTGACGGCCGAGCGGTCACCGCCCGACTCCCGGATCACGGGCGCGGACTCGCCGGTGATGGCGGACTCGTCGACGGACGCGACGCCTTCCACGACGTCACCGTCGCCGGGGATGACGTCCCCGGCCTCGCAGACCACCAGGTCGCCGATGCGCAGCTCGGCTCCCGGGACCTGCTCCTCACTCCGGCCGTCCGTCAGGCGGCGGGCGACGGAGTCCGTCTTGGCCTTGCGCAGGGTGTCGGCCTGGGCCTTGCCGCGCCCCTCGGCGACGGCCTCGGCGAGGTTGGCGAAGATCGTGGTCAGCCACAGCCAGGCGGTGATGGCCCAGCCGAACCAGTCCGTCGGGTTCTTGACCGCCAGCACGGTCGTGACGACGGAGCCGATGAGGACCACGAACATGACAGGCGACTTGACCATGACGCGCGGGTCGAGCTTCCGCACCGCGTCGGGGAAGGACTTCAGCAGCTGCTTGGGATCGAAGAGCCCGCCGCCGACCCGTCCGGCGCCCGGCTTGTGGCCGGTGGATACGTCCTGGTGCGGAGCCCTGGTGGGCGTGGCGGTGCTCATGAGGCGAGCCCTTCGGCGAGCGGTCCCAGCGCGAGGGCCGGGAAGTAGGTCAGACCGGTGATGATGATGATCGTGCCGACGAGCAGTCCGGCGTACAGAGGCTTGTCCGTCCGCAGCGTTCCCGCGGTCTCGGGGACGGGTTTCTGCTCGGCGAGGGAACCGGCGAGTGCGAGGACGAAGACCATGGGCAGGAAGCGGCCGAGCAGCATGGCGATGCCGATGGTCGAGTTGAACCACTGCGTGTCGGCGTTCAGGCCCGCGAAGGCCGAGCCGTTGTTGTTGGCGCCCGAGGTGTAGGCGTAGAGGATCTCGGAGAAGCCGTGGGCGCCGGCGTTGGCCATCGAGGTGACCGGCGTGGGCAGCGCCATCGCGGCGGCCGTGAAGCCGAGGACGAGGGTGGGGGTGACGAGGATGTAGCAGGCGGCCAGCTTGATCTGGCGGGTGCCGATCTTCTTGCCCAGGTATTCGGGGGTGCGGCCGACCATGAGGCCGGCGATGAACACGGCGATGATCGCCATGATCAGCATGCCGTAGAGGCCGGAGCCGACACCGCCGGGTGCGATCTCGCCGAGCTGCATGCCAAGGAGCTGGATGCCGCCGCCCAGGCCCGTGTACGAGGAGTGGAAGGAGTTGACCGCTCCCGTCGAGGTCAAGGTCGTGGCCACCGAGAAGATCGCGGATCCGCCGATGCCGAAGCGCGTCTCCTTGCCCTCCATGGCGCCGCCCGCGGCTTGGAGCGCCGGGCCGTGGTGGGCGAACTCCGTCCACATCATCAGCGCGGTGAAGCCGATCCAGATGACGGCCATGGTCGCGAGGATCGCGTAGCCCTGCCGCAGGTTGGCGACCATGCGGCCGAAGGTCCGCGTGAGGGCGAAGGGGATGAGCAGGATCAGGAAGATCTCGAAGAGGTTCGAGAACGGGGTGGGGTTCTCGAAGGGGTGGGCGGAGTTGGCGTTGAAGTAGCCGCCGCCGTTGGTGCCCAGCTCCTTGATGACTTCCTGCGAGGCGACCGCGCCGCCGTTCCACTGCTGGCTGCCGCCCAGGAACTGGCCGACGTCGTGGATGCCGGCGAAGTTCTGGATGGCGCCGCAGGCGACCAGGATCACCGCGCCGATCACGGAGATGGGGACAAGGATGCGGAGGGTGCCGCGGACCAGGTCGGCCCAGAAGTTGCCGAGTTCGCCGGTGCGCGAGCGCGCGAAGCCCCGTACCAGGGCCACCGCGACGGCCATGCCGACCGCGGCGGAGACGAAGTTCTGGACCGCGAGGCCGCCGGTCTGCACGACGTGGCCCATGGCCTGCTCGCCGTAATACGACTGCCAGTTGGTGTTCGCCACGAACGAGGCGGCCGTGTTGAAGGCCTGGTCCGGGTCGATCGCGGAGAAACCGAGCGAGCCCGGCAGGACGCCCTGGGCGCGCTGCATCAGGTAGAGGAACAGGACGCTCACGGCGGAGAAGGTCAGGACAGCGCGCAGGTAGGCGGGCCAGCGCATCTCGGCCGACGGGTTCGCGCCGATGGCCTTGTAGATCCACTTCTCCGGCTTGTAGTGCTTCTCGGAGGAGTAGACCTTCGCCATGTACTCACCGAGGGGTCGGTAGGCGAGCGCGAGTGCGGCGATCAGCGCGATCAGCTGGAGCACTCCAGCGGTTACGGGGCTCATAGCAGTGCTCAGAACCTCTCCGGGTACACGAGGGCGAGGATGAGGTAACCGAGCAGGGAGACGGCGACCACCAGACCGACGATGTTCTCGACGCTCACAGCTTGGTCACCCCCTTGGCGATGAGGGCCACCAGCGCGAAGACCGCGACCGTGGTGACGACGAAGGCCAGATCGGCCATCGTGAGCTCCTGAATGAAGAGGGAAGTAATGAATCGGCCACATGGCCGATGACGACATAACCGTGTCTTCATCCCGGCGCTAAGACGCTTTGACGGGGTCCATACGGCCGCCGGGGGACTCTTGACGGCACCCTTACGTGAGGGGCCCTGAATCGCCGCTCAGCCCTGGTGGGACAGGCCGGCCGTGTCCAGGGCCGTACCGGCCTGCGCGGCCAGCGCGACAGCCACCAGGCAGGCCTCTTCGGGCGGCAGGGGGCGGCCGGGGAGCGGGTCGAGGAGGAAGCGGCCGTAGTAGTGGCCTCCGCCGAACACCCGCAGCTCCGTCTCCACGTCCGGCCACTCGGCGTACTGGGTGATCCGGTCGCCGCGGCGCAGCCACAGGCCGCCGTCGTGTTCGAGGCGGGGGAAGTGCCCGACGAGACTGCCGTACTGGAAGCGACAACCGCGAAGCCCCAGCAGGCCGACGAGCTCCCGGCGCACGTACTCGACGACCTCTTCCGGTGAGCCGCCGTCCTCGGCCATCCGGGCAGATTCCCGGAGGCTGGTCAGGTGCGCGGTATCGGCGACCACGACGGTACGGAGCCGGCGCACGCGGACGGCCAGCCGCGAGACGATCAGACCGACGACGAGCAGGAGAACGACCGTCAGCATCTCCTCGCCGTTGTCGATGACGAACCGCCCGTACGGCCGGGTGAGGAAGAAGTCGAACCAGGCGGCCGCCGAGAGCGCCGCCAGCGCCCCGGCCGCCGAGGTGCCGAACGCGGCGACCGCGACCACCACGACGACCATGACAAGCGCCTCGTTCGTCACAGAGAGCTCCGTGCGGAACGGCACGAGCGCGCGCGCCACGAGGAAGGGAGCCACGAGCCCCGCCAGCAGGGCAGTGGGGTCGTGGAGTCGGTACCCGGACATGTGATGCCTCCTGTCCGGAAGGCGGAGTGCAGAGCCCTGGATCAGAACCTCTCGGGCCTGATCAAAGCGGCCACGAGGTAGGCGAGCAGGGCGACGGCGACGATGAGCCCGACCACGTTTTCCACGTCCATCCGCTGCTTCTCCTTCGATGTGTGCGCCCAGGCCGCGTCGCCCACCTTCAGCGTGCCCCTGGGGGCACGCGCAACCACGCACCCTGGCGGGGTCTTGACGTACCCCATATGGCATTAGGGCCTCGGCGTCAGGAGCGCGTGAAGAGTGGACCGGCTGGCGTATGGATCGCGCCAGGCACCCTGGTCATCCGGCCACCGCCTTCGGACGCTGTCCTCACTTTGTCCAATGGAGGAACAGCGAAGATGGCTATGCACACGCGCAAGCCGGCCACGGCAGGACAGGCGCCGAACCAGGAGGAACCTCCTGATACCGGCGTCACGACGCACGCCGCAGGCGACGGACACCGGCTGACCGCCCTCCAGGGTTTGGCCGCGCTGTCCCTCGACGCGATGGCTTCCGTTGCCTACGGGCCCGAGTCGATCGTGCTGGTCCTGGCGGCGGCCGGTGCCCACGGCCTGGGGTTCACCCTCCCCGTGACCCTGGCGATCGCGACGCTGATGGCCGTTCTGGTGGCCTCGTACCGGCAGGTGATCGCGGCGTTCCCGGACGGCGGCGGCTCGTACGCCGTCGCCAAGAAGCACCTGGGCCGCCGCACGAGCCTGGTCGCCGCCGCCTCGCTGATCCTGGACTACGTCCTGAACGTCGCCGTCTCCGTCACCGCCGGCGTGGCCGCGCTGACCTCGGCCTTCCCGGGGCTGTACGGCGAGCGGGTGTGGATCTGCCTCGGGGTCCTCGCCCTGGTCACGGCGATCAACCTGCGCGGCGTCGTCGACTCCGCCAAGGCCTTCCTCGTCCCGACGGCCGTGTTCGTCGGGACGATTCTGACCATGGTCGCGGTCGGCCTCTTCCGTGACGGTCCGGTGAGCACCGCCTCGGCCGCCGGACACGCCTCGGCCCTGAGGGAGGGGGCCACCGCGGTCGGTGCGCTCCTGTTGCTGAAGGCATTCGCTGCCGGCTGTTCCGCCCTGACGGGCGTCGAGGCGGTCGCCAACGCGGTGCCGTCCTTCCGGGCGCCGGCCGCCCGGCGCGCCCAGCGCACCGAGGTCGCCCTCGGCGCCCTCCTCGGCGTCATGCTGATCGGGCTGGCGGTCCTGATCGGCCGGTTCCACCTCCAGCCGGTCGAGGGAGTGACCGTCCTCGCCCAGCTCGCGGACGCCTCGTTCGGGCACAACGCGGCCTTCTACGTGGTCCAGTTCGCGACCATGGTGCTGCTGGCCCTGGCCGCGAACACCTCCTTCGGCGGGCTCCCGGTGCTCATGAGCCTGCTCGCACGCGACAACTACCTGCCGCACGTCTTCGCCCTCAAGGCGGACCGCCAGGTGCACCGCCATGGTGTGGTCTGGCTGGCGCTGGTGTCGGCCGCCCTGCTCGTGTTCTCCGGCGGCGACACCAACACCCTCGTCCCGCTCTTCGCCATCGGAGTCTTCGTAGGCTTCACGATCTGCCAGGTCGGCATGGTCCGGCACTGGCACGGCGAGCGCCCCAGGGGCTGGCGGGCGAAGGCCGTCCTCAACGGCTTCGGTGCGCTGCTGACCGGTGTCTCAGCGGTCGTGGTGACCGCCACCAAGTTCACCGGAGGTGCCT
Encoded here:
- the kdpF gene encoding K(+)-transporting ATPase subunit F; this encodes MSVENIVGLVVAVSLLGYLILALVYPERF
- the kdpA gene encoding potassium-transporting ATPase subunit KdpA; its protein translation is MSPVTAGVLQLIALIAALALAYRPLGEYMAKVYSSEKHYKPEKWIYKAIGANPSAEMRWPAYLRAVLTFSAVSVLFLYLMQRAQGVLPGSLGFSAIDPDQAFNTAASFVANTNWQSYYGEQAMGHVVQTGGLAVQNFVSAAVGMAVAVALVRGFARSRTGELGNFWADLVRGTLRILVPISVIGAVILVACGAIQNFAGIHDVGQFLGGSQQWNGGAVASQEVIKELGTNGGGYFNANSAHPFENPTPFSNLFEIFLILLIPFALTRTFGRMVANLRQGYAILATMAVIWIGFTALMMWTEFAHHGPALQAAGGAMEGKETRFGIGGSAIFSVATTLTSTGAVNSFHSSYTGLGGGIQLLGMQLGEIAPGGVGSGLYGMLIMAIIAVFIAGLMVGRTPEYLGKKIGTRQIKLAACYILVTPTLVLGFTAAAMALPTPVTSMANAGAHGFSEILYAYTSGANNNGSAFAGLNADTQWFNSTIGIAMLLGRFLPMVFVLALAGSLAEQKPVPETAGTLRTDKPLYAGLLVGTIIIITGLTYFPALALGPLAEGLAS
- the kdpF gene encoding K(+)-transporting ATPase subunit F — protein: MDVENVVGLIVAVALLAYLVAALIRPERF
- the kdpB gene encoding potassium-transporting ATPase subunit KdpB; its protein translation is MSTATPTRAPHQDVSTGHKPGAGRVGGGLFDPKQLLKSFPDAVRKLDPRVMVKSPVMFVVLIGSVVTTVLAVKNPTDWFGWAITAWLWLTTIFANLAEAVAEGRGKAQADTLRKAKTDSVARRLTDGRSEEQVPGAELRIGDLVVCEAGDVIPGDGDVVEGVASVDESAITGESAPVIRESGGDRSAVTGGTKVLSDRIVIKITTKPGETFIDRMIALVEGAARQKTPNEIALNILLASLTIVFLLAVVTLQPFAIYAGAEQSMIVLTALLVCLIPTTIGALLSAIGIAGMDRLVQRNVLAMSGRAVEAAGDVSTLLLDKTGTITLGNRQASEFVPVKGTTEAELADAAQLSSLADETPEGRSIVVLAKEKYGLRERHQGELSQAEWIAFTAQTRMSGVDVDGSQTRKGAAGSVITWVREQGGQVSDEADTLANRISEAGGTPLLVAVKDDKGARVLGVIHLKDVVKEGMRERFDELRRMGIKTIMITGDNPLTAKAIAQEAGVDDFLAEATPEDKMALIKREQAGGKLVAMTGDGTNDAPALAQADVGVAMNTGTSAAKEAGNMVDLDSNPTKLIEIVEIGKQLLITRGALTTFSIANDVAKYFAIIPAMFAAVYPGLDKLNVMGLHSPNSAILSAVIFNALIIIALVPLALKGVQYRPTSADRMLRRNIGIYGLGGLVAPFIGIKIIDMLITLIPGIG
- a CDS encoding APC family permease → MAMHTRKPATAGQAPNQEEPPDTGVTTHAAGDGHRLTALQGLAALSLDAMASVAYGPESIVLVLAAAGAHGLGFTLPVTLAIATLMAVLVASYRQVIAAFPDGGGSYAVAKKHLGRRTSLVAAASLILDYVLNVAVSVTAGVAALTSAFPGLYGERVWICLGVLALVTAINLRGVVDSAKAFLVPTAVFVGTILTMVAVGLFRDGPVSTASAAGHASALREGATAVGALLLLKAFAAGCSALTGVEAVANAVPSFRAPAARRAQRTEVALGALLGVMLIGLAVLIGRFHLQPVEGVTVLAQLADASFGHNAAFYVVQFATMVLLALAANTSFGGLPVLMSLLARDNYLPHVFALKADRQVHRHGVVWLALVSAALLVFSGGDTNTLVPLFAIGVFVGFTICQVGMVRHWHGERPRGWRAKAVLNGFGALLTGVSAVVVTATKFTGGAWLIVVALPLLVLGFGRVRRAYAQIGERLELGRIPQAPHSFRSLVVVPVSGLSRLTCQALTAARSLGDEVVAVTITHSAPEDRQAAEALRRDWELWKPGVELTEIASESRSLGRPMSAYVRELTRTHPNAQVTVLIPETEPAHLWQRALQNQRGSVVAHAVRRDTDAVICRLRFRITDDARRPASTRP
- a CDS encoding DUF4118 domain-containing protein, yielding MSGYRLHDPTALLAGLVAPFLVARALVPFRTELSVTNEALVMVVVVVAVAAFGTSAAGALAALSAAAWFDFFLTRPYGRFVIDNGEEMLTVVLLLVVGLIVSRLAVRVRRLRTVVVADTAHLTSLRESARMAEDGGSPEEVVEYVRRELVGLLGLRGCRFQYGSLVGHFPRLEHDGGLWLRRGDRITQYAEWPDVETELRVFGGGHYYGRFLLDPLPGRPLPPEEACLVAVALAAQAGTALDTAGLSHQG